Proteins co-encoded in one Kutzneria chonburiensis genomic window:
- a CDS encoding CGNR zinc finger domain-containing protein: MTATDRYGLAAAPAELRLTQELLNTVGTHKYPDWDLLSGMDTARAWFAGIPGAPELTYEDLFDLLELRDSLRRLVKGEPATLVGAVEIRIDAESAVAVPAGASWFQAAVAAECLLARATGTWPRLKVCRNEGCAIAFYDSSRNGSRVWCDVATCGNAANVRAHRSRQVTAAPHSPLW, from the coding sequence ATGACCGCCACCGACCGGTACGGCCTGGCCGCGGCCCCGGCCGAGCTCCGGCTCACCCAGGAACTGCTCAACACCGTTGGCACACATAAGTATCCGGACTGGGACCTGCTGTCCGGCATGGACACCGCGCGGGCGTGGTTCGCCGGCATCCCGGGCGCGCCGGAACTGACCTACGAGGACCTCTTCGACCTCCTGGAACTCCGTGATTCCTTGCGGCGCCTGGTAAAGGGCGAGCCGGCGACGTTGGTCGGCGCCGTCGAGATCAGGATCGACGCCGAGTCCGCCGTGGCCGTGCCGGCCGGCGCGTCGTGGTTCCAGGCCGCGGTCGCCGCGGAATGCCTGCTGGCCCGGGCAACCGGCACCTGGCCTCGCCTCAAGGTGTGCCGCAACGAGGGCTGCGCCATCGCCTTCTACGACTCTTCCCGCAACGGCAGCCGGGTCTGGTGCGACGTCGCCACCTGCGGCAACGCCGCCAACGTGCGGGCCCACCGGTCCCGGCAGGTCACCGCCGCCCCGCATTCCCCGTTGTGGTGA
- a CDS encoding ketopantoate reductase family protein, protein MRILVIGAGATGGLFGARLATAGRDVTFLVRPRRAELLRERGLRVHGAGQDFVITPKVLVTGEIAETFDVILVSVKAAGLEQAIEDFAPAVGPDTLIMPFLNGMRHLAVLDKRFGADRVLGGVVRVQTTVDDDGNILRVGPLEDMSYGARVGTSPGRLAELHATLGGAGFPAELSEHIDADMWAKWVLIASYGGATCLMRGTIGQIAAAGGAQFSAALIDECAAVATAAGYPMAEAAHQRLRAGVGDPASPAATSMFRDLSSGYPTEAEHLLGDLLERARELDVPTPLLELATISMRVYESTR, encoded by the coding sequence GTGCGCATCCTGGTCATCGGCGCGGGGGCGACCGGCGGGCTGTTCGGCGCGAGGCTGGCCACGGCCGGCCGGGACGTGACCTTCCTGGTCCGGCCGCGGCGGGCCGAGCTGCTGCGCGAGCGGGGGCTGCGGGTGCACGGCGCCGGGCAGGACTTCGTGATCACGCCGAAGGTGCTGGTCACCGGTGAGATCGCCGAGACGTTCGACGTGATCCTGGTGTCGGTCAAGGCGGCCGGTCTCGAGCAGGCGATCGAGGACTTCGCGCCCGCGGTCGGCCCGGACACGCTGATCATGCCGTTCCTGAACGGGATGCGGCACCTGGCCGTGCTGGACAAGCGGTTCGGGGCGGACCGGGTGCTGGGTGGCGTGGTTCGCGTGCAGACCACTGTGGACGATGACGGCAACATCCTGCGGGTCGGGCCCTTGGAGGACATGTCCTACGGGGCGCGGGTCGGCACCTCGCCGGGGCGGCTGGCCGAGCTGCACGCGACGCTCGGCGGCGCCGGTTTCCCGGCCGAGCTGTCCGAGCACATCGACGCCGACATGTGGGCGAAGTGGGTGCTCATCGCCTCGTACGGCGGGGCGACGTGCTTGATGCGCGGCACCATCGGCCAGATCGCCGCCGCCGGGGGCGCGCAGTTCTCCGCTGCGCTGATCGACGAGTGCGCCGCCGTCGCCACGGCCGCCGGCTATCCGATGGCCGAGGCCGCCCATCAGCGGCTGCGGGCCGGTGTGGGCGATCCGGCTTCGCCGGCGGCCACGTCGATGTTCCGCGACCTGAGCAGCGGCTATCCCACCGAGGCCGAGCATCTGCTCGGCGACCTGCTGGAGCGGGCCCGCGAGCTCGACGTGCCGACGCCGCTGCTGGAGTTGGCCACCATCAGCATGCGGGTGTACGAGAGCACCCGATGA
- a CDS encoding class I SAM-dependent methyltransferase, whose translation MSWDEAAANFDDEPDHGLRDPAVKAAWVALLAPMVPSPHARIADLGCGTGSVSALFAQAGHDVHGVDQSPRMLEIARTKCADTIDSVRLRAGDAAAGSVTLLLGDAADPPLEPCSYDLVFARHVLWTLPPAAVRKWVALLRPGGRLLLVEGRWSTGAGLTADQCRRLVLSHRRHVDVRMLTDPALWGGPIDDERYLLVSDA comes from the coding sequence ATGTCATGGGATGAGGCGGCGGCGAATTTCGACGACGAACCGGACCACGGGCTGCGCGACCCCGCGGTGAAAGCGGCCTGGGTCGCCCTGTTGGCACCGATGGTGCCTTCCCCGCACGCCCGGATCGCCGATCTGGGCTGCGGCACCGGCAGCGTCTCGGCGCTGTTCGCGCAGGCCGGACACGACGTGCACGGCGTCGACCAGTCGCCCCGCATGCTGGAGATCGCCCGCACCAAGTGCGCCGACACCATCGATTCGGTGAGGCTGCGGGCCGGTGACGCCGCCGCCGGTTCCGTGACCCTGCTGCTCGGCGACGCCGCCGATCCGCCGCTCGAACCCTGCTCCTACGACCTGGTCTTCGCCCGGCACGTGCTGTGGACGCTGCCGCCGGCGGCCGTCCGGAAATGGGTCGCGCTGCTCCGACCGGGCGGCCGGTTGCTGCTGGTCGAAGGTCGGTGGTCGACCGGCGCCGGGCTCACCGCCGACCAGTGCCGGCGGCTGGTCCTGAGCCATCGCCGGCACGTCGACGTGCGGATGCTGACCGATCCGGCGCTGTGGGGCGGCCCGATCGACGACGAGCGGTACCTGCTGGTCAGCGACGCGTAA
- a CDS encoding GNAT family N-acetyltransferase — MIVRTATPAELAEVGELRVAAYHAGHFLDAIPTYADRLRALGEHGVVLVAVDDKELLGTIMLERWHEDSDMATGPEEAEVRALAVAPSAQGRGVGRALVRAVVDLGVEWQLQRLVLFSQPAMVAAHRLYEKAGFVRTPDRDHLSPTFSLLAYGLEL; from the coding sequence ATGATCGTGCGAACGGCCACGCCGGCCGAACTGGCCGAGGTCGGCGAGCTGCGGGTGGCGGCCTATCACGCCGGGCACTTCCTCGACGCCATCCCGACCTACGCGGATCGCCTGCGCGCGCTGGGCGAGCACGGCGTGGTCCTGGTCGCCGTGGACGACAAAGAACTTCTCGGCACGATCATGCTGGAGCGCTGGCACGAGGACAGCGACATGGCCACCGGGCCCGAGGAGGCCGAGGTCCGGGCCCTGGCCGTCGCCCCGTCGGCGCAGGGCCGCGGCGTCGGGCGGGCGCTGGTGCGGGCCGTGGTCGACCTCGGTGTGGAGTGGCAGCTGCAACGGCTGGTGCTGTTCTCGCAGCCGGCGATGGTGGCCGCCCATCGCCTGTACGAGAAGGCCGGCTTCGTGCGGACCCCGGACCGCGACCATCTCAGTCCGACCTTCTCGTTGCTGGCCTACGGCCTGGAGCTGTAG
- a CDS encoding DUF1152 domain-containing protein, whose amino-acid sequence MSSLVVPPLFARLAGAERVLLAGAGGGFDVYAGLPLAMALRGMGKEVHLANLSFSDLDGLDIDDWIEPSLAAVTPDSPGGEGYFPERTLARWLAAQGIPSTVYAFPRIGVQPLRAAYQTLVRRHELDAIVLVDGGTDILMRGDEAGVGTPEEDMASLAAVAGLSGVDRVVVSLGFGIDAFHGVSHADVLENLAALQREGGYLGALSIPPDSPEALAYLDAVAHAQASTPLRPSIVNGQIAAAVRGEFGNVHVTTRTGDSELFVNPLMAVYFTVDLMCLARTVKYLDQLERTRTMTEIAYAIEDYRDLVIRRPRRSLPH is encoded by the coding sequence GTGAGCTCGTTGGTGGTGCCGCCGCTGTTCGCGCGGTTGGCTGGGGCGGAGCGTGTGCTGCTGGCCGGCGCGGGCGGCGGGTTCGACGTGTATGCCGGCCTACCACTGGCGATGGCGTTGCGAGGTATGGGAAAAGAGGTGCACCTGGCCAACCTGTCCTTCAGCGACCTGGACGGCCTGGACATCGACGACTGGATCGAGCCGAGCCTGGCTGCGGTGACGCCGGACAGCCCTGGCGGGGAGGGCTATTTCCCGGAGCGAACGTTGGCGCGTTGGCTTGCGGCGCAAGGGATTCCGTCGACCGTGTATGCGTTCCCGCGTATCGGGGTGCAACCGTTGCGAGCGGCGTATCAGACGCTGGTGCGGCGGCACGAGCTGGACGCGATCGTGCTGGTCGATGGCGGCACGGACATCCTGATGCGAGGCGACGAAGCCGGCGTCGGTACGCCGGAGGAGGACATGGCCAGCCTGGCGGCGGTGGCGGGACTGTCCGGAGTCGACCGTGTGGTGGTCAGCCTCGGCTTCGGGATCGACGCCTTCCACGGTGTCAGTCACGCCGACGTGCTGGAGAATCTCGCTGCCCTGCAACGGGAAGGCGGCTACCTTGGCGCCCTGTCGATCCCGCCGGACTCGCCGGAGGCGCTGGCCTATCTCGACGCCGTGGCGCACGCGCAGGCGTCCACGCCGCTGCGGCCGAGCATCGTCAACGGCCAGATCGCGGCGGCGGTGCGGGGTGAGTTCGGCAACGTGCACGTGACGACCCGAACCGGCGACAGCGAGCTCTTTGTCAACCCGCTCATGGCCGTCTACTTCACGGTCGACCTGATGTGCCTGGCCCGCACGGTGAAATACCTCGACCAGCTGGAACGAACCCGCACCATGACCGAGATCGCCTACGCCATCGAGGACTACCGGGACTTGGTGATCCGCCGGCCGCGTCGCAGCCTGCCGCACTAG
- a CDS encoding MafI family immunity protein — protein sequence MQPWDETVFDELCALLPAEQAADARDYLDHNESALAFETAVDHLSEESVPISAALRGRIAEAAASSKRVLDSLPYCPDVDRPRWRKVEDTMEGLEIGERLPSPVDVAWLACNRCPEVLFRYDSQAALMGKVPYRQGILLADGGVEEVVGRGVDRLERCWL from the coding sequence ATGCAGCCGTGGGACGAGACGGTGTTCGACGAGCTGTGCGCGCTGCTGCCCGCCGAGCAGGCCGCCGATGCGCGGGATTACCTGGACCACAACGAGTCCGCGTTGGCCTTCGAGACCGCCGTCGATCACCTGTCCGAGGAGTCCGTGCCGATCAGTGCCGCCCTGCGCGGCCGCATCGCCGAGGCGGCCGCGTCCAGCAAGCGGGTCTTGGACAGCCTGCCGTACTGCCCGGACGTCGACCGGCCGCGGTGGCGCAAGGTCGAGGACACCATGGAGGGCCTGGAGATCGGGGAGCGCCTGCCGAGTCCGGTCGATGTCGCCTGGCTGGCCTGCAACCGATGCCCCGAGGTGCTGTTCCGCTACGACTCGCAGGCCGCGCTGATGGGGAAGGTCCCGTATCGGCAAGGCATTCTCCTCGCGGACGGCGGTGTTGAAGAGGTGGTCGGGCGCGGGGTGGATCGGTTGGAGAGGTGTTGGCTGTGA
- a CDS encoding RDD family protein, producing MPSAETYDQTRVVSRRCAQWLLDRLLVFVPSAVLLVVLVFVVYGNQSLLFLPPTVFLVALLIGGLVVDVWVPNRTGGRTPAMRLLGLRIVTEWGGRPTLRMYAFRWLLMVVDGFAFGLAGLIVMLLSPRHQRVGDLVARTLVVRVTAAAA from the coding sequence ATGCCGTCTGCTGAGACCTACGACCAGACACGTGTGGTGTCGAGGCGTTGCGCGCAGTGGCTGCTCGACCGGCTGCTCGTGTTCGTGCCGTCAGCCGTGCTGCTCGTCGTGCTGGTGTTCGTGGTGTACGGCAACCAGTCCCTGCTGTTCCTGCCGCCCACGGTTTTCCTTGTCGCACTGCTGATCGGAGGTCTGGTGGTCGACGTGTGGGTGCCGAACCGCACCGGCGGCCGGACGCCGGCGATGCGGCTGCTCGGCCTGCGGATCGTCACCGAGTGGGGCGGTAGGCCGACACTGCGCATGTACGCGTTCCGGTGGCTGCTCATGGTGGTCGACGGCTTCGCGTTCGGCCTGGCCGGGCTGATCGTGATGCTGCTCAGCCCGCGCCACCAGCGCGTCGGCGACCTCGTCGCCCGCACACTGGTGGTCCGTGTTACTGCCGCCGCTGCGTGA
- a CDS encoding TetR/AcrR family transcriptional regulator, with the protein MARLTRAEAQERNRGRVLAAARAEFAERGFRETKIDAIAERAELTRGAVYSNFPGKRALYFAVLAEDAENAELPGDFEVGLTPREALAAFARAWVTRLPLVNDREAARLGLDLMPEVLASEQTSRPYAQLSRFTASLLGLALESLSPLSGRLVRVAESALTMLHGASQLAVAAPGFVEPFNVIAACESFADLALNDSWPPRPPIVAQVRGVDEPWSPPAAVDLLTGEPIRAAKGVVAVLGLHRLSAAEEMIRAASPSDDVTIAIVTGEPAELSALARLVLADFRWHLRQAFPVPAWPRVQIVVDDAGELAAAAGVPATVDGTEVGIRVRGGRIVRRAEGFGASYAVC; encoded by the coding sequence ATGGCTCGGCTGACCAGGGCGGAGGCGCAGGAGCGCAACCGGGGCAGGGTGCTGGCGGCGGCCAGGGCGGAGTTCGCGGAACGGGGCTTCCGTGAGACGAAGATCGACGCCATTGCCGAGCGGGCGGAGCTGACCCGAGGGGCGGTGTACTCGAACTTCCCGGGCAAGCGGGCGCTGTACTTCGCGGTGCTGGCCGAGGACGCCGAGAACGCGGAGCTGCCGGGTGACTTCGAGGTGGGGCTGACGCCGCGGGAAGCGCTGGCGGCGTTCGCCCGGGCCTGGGTGACGCGGCTGCCGCTGGTCAACGACCGAGAAGCGGCGCGGCTGGGACTGGATCTGATGCCGGAAGTCCTGGCGTCGGAGCAGACGAGCCGTCCCTATGCCCAACTCAGCCGGTTCACGGCGAGCCTGCTCGGCCTGGCCCTCGAAAGCCTGAGCCCGCTGAGCGGCCGGCTGGTGCGGGTGGCGGAGTCGGCGCTGACCATGCTGCACGGGGCGAGCCAGCTGGCGGTGGCGGCGCCGGGTTTCGTTGAGCCGTTCAACGTGATCGCGGCGTGCGAGTCCTTCGCCGATCTGGCGCTCAACGACAGCTGGCCGCCGCGGCCGCCGATCGTGGCCCAGGTTCGGGGCGTGGACGAACCCTGGAGCCCGCCGGCGGCGGTGGACCTGTTGACCGGGGAGCCGATCCGGGCGGCCAAGGGCGTGGTGGCGGTCCTTGGCCTGCACCGGTTGTCGGCGGCGGAGGAGATGATCCGCGCGGCGTCGCCGTCGGACGACGTGACGATCGCGATCGTCACGGGCGAGCCGGCCGAGCTGTCGGCGCTGGCCCGGCTGGTGCTGGCGGACTTCCGCTGGCATCTGCGCCAGGCGTTTCCCGTCCCGGCCTGGCCGCGTGTGCAGATTGTCGTCGACGACGCGGGCGAGCTGGCCGCCGCGGCCGGCGTACCGGCCACAGTGGACGGAACCGAGGTCGGGATCCGGGTGCGGGGCGGGCGGATCGTCCGGCGGGCCGAGGGATTCGGTGCCAGCTATGCCGTCTGCTGA
- a CDS encoding cytochrome P450 codes for MRIDPTDPAALLDPVATYAQARKESAVATMEVPGLGTLWIVTRHDEARQVLTDPRFRLARESYAMRPEGLPETPNLGELEGQDHARLRRLAAPAFTARRIAEFRPHIEQTVESLLRDQPDVFDLLTDFAHPMPIEVICDLVGIADEERPMWRKVGIAVAGGQGQAFQEAIPDVIAGAKAAVARARAKAGQGVLADLVQTEATDDELVVLVWHLVLAGQVPGNLIANAVAALLDNPNQIPLLQEDPARAVEELLRWCTPQLLTVPRFTTEDVEIGGVRIPKGERVTVSMLSANRDPAVFPDPDRLDVTRTPGPHLAFAHGAHFCLGAALARLETEVALTTLFARFPDLRLAADPVRVPDPGNWRLATLPVRTA; via the coding sequence ATGCGGATTGACCCGACCGACCCCGCTGCCCTGCTCGACCCGGTGGCCACCTATGCCCAGGCCCGGAAGGAGTCGGCGGTGGCGACGATGGAGGTGCCGGGGCTGGGCACGTTATGGATCGTGACCAGGCACGACGAGGCCCGGCAGGTGCTCACGGATCCCCGGTTCCGGCTGGCCCGGGAGAGCTACGCGATGCGGCCGGAAGGCCTGCCGGAGACGCCGAACCTGGGCGAGCTCGAAGGCCAGGACCACGCCCGGCTCCGACGGCTGGCGGCGCCGGCGTTCACGGCGCGCCGGATCGCCGAGTTTCGGCCACACATCGAACAAACGGTGGAGAGCCTGCTCAGGGACCAGCCGGACGTCTTCGATCTGCTCACGGACTTCGCCCACCCGATGCCGATCGAGGTGATCTGCGACCTGGTGGGCATCGCCGACGAGGAACGGCCGATGTGGCGCAAGGTCGGCATCGCGGTGGCCGGCGGTCAGGGGCAGGCGTTCCAGGAGGCGATCCCCGACGTGATCGCCGGCGCGAAGGCGGCGGTGGCACGGGCCAGGGCCAAGGCGGGCCAGGGCGTGCTCGCGGATCTGGTGCAGACCGAGGCCACGGACGACGAGCTGGTGGTCTTGGTGTGGCATCTGGTGCTGGCCGGGCAGGTCCCGGGCAACCTGATCGCCAACGCCGTGGCGGCGTTGCTCGACAACCCCAACCAAATCCCACTGCTGCAAGAAGATCCGGCGCGAGCGGTGGAGGAGCTGCTGCGCTGGTGCACGCCGCAGCTGCTGACGGTCCCCCGCTTCACCACGGAGGACGTGGAGATCGGCGGCGTACGCATTCCGAAGGGCGAGCGCGTCACGGTGTCGATGCTGTCGGCCAACCGCGACCCGGCGGTCTTCCCCGACCCCGATCGCCTGGACGTCACCCGCACCCCGGGACCACACCTGGCTTTCGCCCACGGCGCGCACTTCTGCCTCGGCGCAGCACTGGCCCGGCTGGAGACCGAAGTCGCCCTGACGACGTTGTTCGCACGCTTCCCCGACCTGCGCCTGGCCGCCGATCCGGTGCGCGTGCCCGACCCCGGCAACTGGCGGCTCGCCACCCTGCCGGTCCGGACGGCCTAA
- a CDS encoding aminoglycoside adenylyltransferase domain-containing protein, with protein MLPPRAQDLVDRYTQRMDQRSPGSLQGLYLVGSLALDDFHDEVSDVDFIAVVDDPDPELLREVHQGLDKLDGQYVTFDDLRTSPAKLSGGYYQLDGRLSLGNEGRSPVEWTTLAKYGVTLRGPRPAELNVHADPDELREWVRGNANTYWRQHLDDPADLAYAVGIAWVVLGISRLHYSMVTGDITSKSGAAKHAVQAFPEHRAIIEEALRHRTTRLGEGGPPDPDRQAAGFAYLQAAITSCC; from the coding sequence ATGTTGCCACCACGGGCGCAGGACCTCGTCGACCGCTACACGCAGCGCATGGACCAGCGGAGCCCGGGCTCCCTGCAAGGCCTCTACCTGGTCGGGTCCCTTGCCCTGGACGACTTCCACGACGAGGTCTCGGACGTCGACTTCATCGCGGTCGTCGACGACCCCGACCCGGAGCTGCTGCGAGAAGTCCACCAGGGCCTGGACAAGCTCGACGGCCAGTACGTGACGTTCGACGATCTCCGCACCAGCCCGGCAAAACTGAGCGGCGGCTACTACCAGCTCGACGGCCGACTCAGCCTCGGCAACGAGGGCCGGTCGCCGGTGGAGTGGACCACGCTGGCCAAGTACGGCGTGACCCTGAGGGGCCCGCGGCCGGCGGAGCTGAACGTGCACGCGGATCCTGACGAGCTGCGGGAATGGGTGCGCGGCAACGCGAACACGTACTGGCGACAGCACCTCGACGACCCGGCCGACCTGGCCTACGCGGTCGGCATCGCCTGGGTCGTGCTGGGCATCAGCCGGCTGCACTACTCGATGGTCACGGGCGACATCACCTCCAAGTCGGGCGCCGCGAAACACGCCGTCCAGGCCTTCCCCGAACACCGGGCGATCATCGAGGAAGCGTTGCGGCACCGGACAACCCGGCTGGGCGAAGGCGGACCGCCGGACCCCGACCGGCAGGCCGCCGGCTTCGCCTACCTGCAAGCGGCGATCACAAGTTGCTGTTGA
- a CDS encoding DUF1772 domain-containing protein produces the protein MFGQIVLVLATVATGLGAGLFYTFSVAVMPGLRRTDDAVRVRTMQGINVAILNGWFALSFVGAPLLTAVSIVVDGLAGNWPKALGEAAGLVLFGTALIITFRINIPLNNAIDKADPADPGTAWREFEPRWVRWNNARTLTSTAGLVALVVTLALN, from the coding sequence ATGTTCGGACAAATCGTGCTCGTCCTCGCGACCGTGGCGACCGGCCTGGGCGCGGGCTTGTTCTACACCTTCAGCGTCGCGGTCATGCCGGGGCTGCGGCGCACCGACGACGCGGTCCGCGTGCGGACCATGCAGGGGATCAACGTCGCGATCCTGAACGGCTGGTTCGCCCTGAGCTTCGTCGGCGCACCGCTGCTCACGGCCGTGTCGATCGTCGTGGACGGGCTCGCCGGCAACTGGCCGAAAGCGCTCGGCGAGGCGGCCGGCCTTGTCCTGTTCGGCACGGCGCTGATCATCACCTTCCGCATCAACATCCCGCTCAACAACGCCATCGACAAGGCCGACCCGGCCGATCCCGGCACGGCGTGGCGCGAGTTCGAGCCGCGCTGGGTGCGCTGGAACAACGCGCGCACGCTGACCAGCACCGCC